One Curtobacterium herbarum genomic window carries:
- a CDS encoding glycosyltransferase family 4 protein, protein MTTLRVIVDQVIAPVPGGIGRYAEELTRKLIETAPAGCDVEAVVSAASPAELQRLRTLLPGLADLERLALPRRELSLAWQAGLARRASHGMVHAPSVLAPLVKHDRVQDVGHQIVVTVHDTVPWTHPETLTPRGVHFHKAMVKRAYRYADAVVVPTHAVAAALNDVHRFDDRLRVIGGAPSARLRVPVDADLRAERLGLPPRYVLAVGTLEPRKGLRSLIEAMAHPDAPTDIPLVIAGPDGWGDVDVAETAERAGLAADRVKVLGHVEDADLAVVYDRATVFVFPSLAEGFGLPVVEAMSFGTPVVHSDDPAVREVASDAGITVERNPRDGYPERIAQAVYQVVNDPHLAGQLAVAGPDRARMFDWHDSALEVWQLHADL, encoded by the coding sequence ATGACCACTCTCCGCGTGATCGTGGACCAGGTGATCGCACCGGTACCGGGCGGCATCGGACGCTACGCGGAGGAACTCACCCGGAAGCTCATCGAGACCGCACCCGCCGGGTGCGACGTCGAAGCCGTGGTCTCGGCGGCGTCCCCCGCCGAGCTGCAGCGGCTGCGCACCCTGCTGCCCGGGCTGGCGGACCTCGAGCGGCTCGCCCTCCCCCGTCGGGAGCTGTCCCTCGCATGGCAGGCCGGGCTGGCCCGCCGCGCGTCACACGGCATGGTGCACGCCCCGAGCGTGCTCGCTCCCCTCGTCAAGCACGACCGGGTGCAGGACGTCGGCCACCAGATCGTCGTAACGGTGCACGACACGGTCCCGTGGACCCACCCGGAGACCCTGACGCCCCGCGGGGTGCACTTCCACAAGGCGATGGTGAAGCGGGCCTACCGCTACGCCGACGCCGTCGTCGTCCCCACCCACGCGGTCGCCGCCGCGCTGAACGACGTGCACCGCTTCGACGACCGACTCCGGGTCATCGGCGGAGCGCCGAGCGCCCGACTCCGGGTACCCGTCGACGCGGACCTCCGAGCGGAGCGCCTGGGTCTGCCGCCGCGCTACGTCCTGGCGGTCGGCACGCTCGAGCCGCGCAAGGGCCTGCGCTCGCTGATCGAGGCGATGGCACACCCCGATGCCCCGACGGACATCCCGCTGGTCATCGCCGGGCCGGACGGCTGGGGCGACGTCGACGTCGCCGAGACCGCGGAACGCGCCGGCCTCGCCGCCGACCGGGTGAAGGTGCTCGGCCACGTCGAGGACGCCGACCTGGCCGTCGTCTACGACCGGGCGACGGTGTTCGTGTTCCCGAGCCTGGCCGAGGGCTTCGGGCTGCCCGTCGTCGAGGCGATGAGCTTCGGGACACCGGTCGTGCACTCCGACGACCCCGCTGTCCGTGAAGTCGCCTCGGACGCCGGGATCACCGTCGAACGGAACCCCCGCGACGGCTACCCGGAACGGATCGCGCAGGCCGTCTACCAGGTCGTCAACGACCCGCACCTGGCCGGCCAGCTCGCCGTCGCGGGTCCGGACCGCGCACGCATGTTCGACTGGCACGACTCCGCGCTCGAGGTCTGGCAGCTGCACGCCGACCTCTGA